The Akkermansiaceae bacterium region AGGCGGTGATCTTCCGGGTGACATCGACGTCGGCATGAGCCGCAGCACCGATGGTGGCCAGACATGGGAAAAGATGAAAATCATCATGGACATGGGTAACGATCCGAAGTGGAACTACGATGGTATTGGCGATCCCGCGATCCTGGTCGATAAGTCGAACAACCGGATATGGGTGGGAGCCACATGGAGCCATGGAAACCGGTCGTGGCACGGCTCAGGGCAGGGGATGAAGCCGGAAGAAACGGGGCAGGTGATGCTCGTTTACTCCGATGACGACGGCCTTACGTGGTCGAAGCCGATCAACATCACCTCACAGGTTAAGACCAACCCTGACTGGCACTTTGTTTTGCACGGCCCGGGCGCTGGCATCACGATGAAGGACGGCACGCTTGTCTTTGCCGCACAGTATCAGGATGAAAGCAAGCACCCCAACGGCAAAAAACGCGCTTACCCTTTTTCCACCATCATGTGGAGCAAGGATCACGGCAAGACATGGCATCTCGGCACCGGAATCAAGGGGAATACCACCGAGGCGCAGGTCGTTGAGCTGTCCGATGGGTCACTGATGCTCAACTGCCGGGATAACCGGGGCGGATACCGCACCGTCGGCGTGACCAAGGATCTTGGCAAAACATGGACCATGCATCCTACGGATCGTAAAGCGCTGCAGGATCCCGTCTGCATGGCGAGCCTGCTCAGGGTGGATCATCAAAAACACGGAACCTTGTTCTTTTTTTCCAATCCCAATACCCAACGGGGGCGCCACAACATGACCATCAAGGTATCCAGGGATGAGGGCATGAGCTGGCCGGAACAATACCACACCCTCTACGACTCCCGCAGCTGCAGCGGTTATTCCTGCCTGACACCTGTGGGAAAGGATCATATCGGCGTGTATTACGAAGGTCCCACCGAGATCTACTACCTGCGTTTCAAGATCGCTGGCCTGCTCAAATGAGCCATTGCCAGGGTGAAGTGGTCTTGAAATAAAACCACGCAACTTCGGTTGCCCGAGACGCAAGATGCCGTTTAATCTGCCGTTGTTGAAGCGATTGTCCTCTTTGAGGACGGAAAGCAGACCAATACTCTGAGCCGATCTTCTTGCAAGAAAAACCAACACCACTAATACAATCATGAAAATGAAATACATAATCGCAGCACTGGCTGCAACAACACTCATGTCCAATGCTGCCATATCCCTAACGGCTGATTCATCCACGTTTGACTACCTCTACGAGATGAACGTTGACGCATCCACGCAGGATCAGAATGGGGGCGGCGGCGTTGACTGGTTCCCGACAGCTGCTGGCGGCCAAATCATTCCCCAAGACTACGCCGGCGGACTTGCATCCTCCAATCAAACCGCTTCTCCTACCGAGAACTTATGGCGCGGGGATTTCAACCTCGGTGGAGAAGGTAGTATCTGGCGTGAGGTCGTGTCAGGAGGTTCCGCATCTGACTGGACCTTGGAGGTTAGATTCAGAAAGAGATCCGGAACCCAAGGTACCAACGGTTGGTTTGCTATTGCCACTGCAAATTTGGGGGAGAGTAACTCAAGTGCACTAACGGTTTTGGACGACCGTATCCGTCTCACGGGTGGATCCGATTATTTAGTTGGATCTGATTTCACGAGTGGATTCCAAACCGTTCGTATTGCACACGATGCCGCGGATAACGCTTATTACTACTGGATTAACGGCACGCTTCTCAACGCAGATCTTTCCACACCCATCGCCGGGACGAATGGCACTGCTTTTGATAACAACACCTTTATCGGTGATTACTCCGGTTCTATCGCAGGTGAGTGGGATGTTGATTACATACGTATTGACGAAGGTGCCTTCGCCCCTGTTCCCGAGCCAACCTCCGCAGCCCTTCTCGGACTCGGCGGACTTGCCCTGATCCTCCGCCGCCGGAAAGGCTAGGAGGCGCACGCTCCTTCGCCGCCGCAGGTCATACTGGTTGGTGGTTAAAACCACTGCTGGGCATTTGCACTGGGGAAGGATCGCGTCAGCGTGTTCCGCGCATAGGCGAAACGACTTCGTCGATGGGCACCAACTCAACCGAAAAACTCAACCGAAACACACGACTATGAAACTAAAAAACTGTTACGCGGCCTTTTCGATTGCCGCACTGGTAATCACCTGTCTCGCACTGTCGGTCGCTTTCTCAGGAAGCGTCTCTGCAGCCACCTTGTATGTATTGGACTTCAATACCTTGGGACCGGGAGGTGCCGGCGGAATTGCATTCAGCAACAGCGGAAGCGGCACGACTCCTGTCGCAACCACAGGTGGATACAATAAAACTACAATGCCTCCACCAAAGACAGCAGCGCCTATTCTCACAGTCCGCACGGCGGCACCTTCAGAATCCAAGACAACGCCGGCATCGGTGCGAATACCTCCGACGGGTTCACCATTGAGCTAGACTTTCGCCAGAGCAGCGCGAACTGGGCGGATCTTTTCTCCTTCGCGGTGGGCGGTTACGCCCTTAAGTTCGAAAAGATGGGAAACACAGGTGGTTTCAAACTCTATAACGATGCGCTTACTCCTGGCGGGACCAAGAGCTCATCGGCTTTGGATAATTATACAATCCCCTTCACACTCACTGCCGATACATGGACCACGATGCGTATTGGGTTTCAGGAGCAGACCGCAGGAACTACCACGATTTCATTCTACAAAGATGGCGCCTTGGAAGGAAGCACGACTTCCACCGAGCTGGTCGGCAACCTGACTGAGGTCCGCGGCAGGGCAAACGTGGCAAACACTGACGCTGGCAGCAACTGGCTCATGGATAACTTCACCGTGACCAGCGTCCCCGAGCCATCCTCCGCAGCCCTTCTCGGCCTTGGTGGACTTACCCTGATCCTCCGCCGCCGGAGAGGCTAGGAGGCGCACGTTCCTTCGCCGTCGATGGTAAGGGGCGTCGGCACGACGCTCCCCAAAAAAGTCCAAACCACCAAGCCCCGGCCACCCCTTCGCGGGGGTGGCCGGTTTTTATGTAGGTCAGTCACACTGCCTGATGTAAAAATAACAGCCGTCGCATTAAACAGTCCAACATGAAAAAAATCATCATAAGCGCATGCGCCGCCGCCTCGCTCACCTCGCTGTTGTCGGCGCAGATTACCAGTCGCACGTCATTTGACGGCGACTGGAAATTCGCCCGCTTCGGCAAGATGGCGGACGGCACTGTGCTGCCCGAGCCGGGTGCGAAACCCAGCCTGATCAGCGCATCCAGCACGCAGCTTGGAAACCCGGCGGCCAATGCCATTGACGGCGACCCCGACACCCGCTGGTGTGCCTCCGATGAGTCCGCGAGCCAATGGCTGCGCCTTGACCTTGGCCGCGAGGTCAAACTCTCCGGGGTCGGCGTCATCTGGGAAAAGGCCACCAAAAACACCTTCGCCATCGCCGTCTCCCGTGATGGAGCCGCATGGAAGCCGGTTGTCAGGAAACAGCGGCAGGGCAGCGAGACCCAGAGGCTCAAGTTCCCGACCACCGCCCGCTACATCAAGCTGCAGATGGACGGCAGTGGCGGCGCATGGGCCAGTGTGCGCGAGCTGATTGCGCTGGACTCCAACGACAAACCCGTCAAGCCGCAGTCGCCTGCCGACTCCGACGCCCCGGCCAGCCCGGATCAGGTTGCCTTTGATGACTCCAGGTGGCGTTCACTGGACCTTCCCCACGACTGGGCGATCGAGGGGCCGTTCAGCATGGAGATTGAAAACGAAACCGGCAAACTTCCCTGGGAGGGCATCGGCTGGTACCGGAAAACGTTTGACGTCCCCGCCGCAGCCGCCGGGCGCAATATCTACATCGACTTCGACGGCGCCATGTCCCACGCCAGGGTGTACATCAACGGCACCTTCGCCGGTGAGTGGGCCTACGGCTACAACTCCTTCCGCATCGACGCCACGCCGCACCTCAAGTTCGGCGGCAAGAACACCATCGCTGTTAGACTGGAAAACAAACCGGTCTCCACGCGCTGGTATCCCGGCGCCGGCATCTATCGCCACGTCTGGATCGTGGATGCGCCCAAGACCCACATCGCCCACTGGGGCACCTACGTCACCACTCCTGAAATCACCGGTGAAAAAGGCACCGTGACCGTGGAAACCACCCTGGAAAACCGCGCCGGGCATACGCTGCGCTACGAAATCCTCGACGGGGAAAAAGTCGTCGCCAGCAAAGAACTCGCCGCGGAGGATGTCAGCAAGGCGACTCTAACTGTTGAAGACCCGAAACGCTGGGATATCAAGACACCGCATCGTTACGTACTGCGCACCAGCGTGATGGAGGAGGGGAAGGTCATCGACCAGGACCTCACCCGCTTTGGCATCCGCACCATCGAGTGGCACCCGCAAAATGGATTTTTATTGAATGGGAAAAGAGTCACGCTCAAGGGGGTATGCAACCACCACGACCTCGGACCGCTCGGCGCCGCCGTCAATACCCGGGGCATGCAGCGCCAGATTGAGCTGCTTCAGGAAATGGGCTGCAACTCCATCCGCACTGCCCACAACCCACCCGCACCCGAGTTCCTAGACCTCTGCGACAAGATGGGCGTTCTCGTCATCGATGAGCTGTTCGACATCTGGAAACTCCAGAAATACGGCAAGGTCAACGGCTACAACATCGACTGGGACAAGTGGCATGAAAAGGACGTGCGCAACTTCATCCTGCGCGACCGCAACCACCCGAGCATCATCGCCTGGAGCACCGGGAATGAAATCCCTGAGCTGGGCAGCCCCGACCACCACTGGGTGTCGTCCACACTGACGAGGCTGATCAAGCGGTATGACAAAACCCGCCCCGTCACCGCGGGCTCTAACGCCCCCGGTGCCGCGACCAACGGATTTGCAAAAACCGTGGACGCCTACGGCGTGAACTACCACCTGCACTCCTACGAACAGGTGGACAGGGTCCTCTCTAACATGGCTGTCTATGCCTCGGAGACCTCCTCCACCGTCAGTACGCGCGGCGAATACTTTTTCCCGGTCAGTTGGGACAAGGGCAAGGGGTTCTACCGGTTCCAGGTCAGTTCCTATGACCTCTACGCCCCCGGCTGGGCGAACCGGCCCGACCTCCAGTTTGAAATGCTGGACAAGTATCCGCGTTTCGCCGGCGAATACGTCTGGACGGGATTCGACTACATCGGCGAGCCCACTCCGTACAACCAGGACCAGTCGAACGCCCTCAATTTTCAGAACCCGGAGGAACGGAAAAAATACATGGAGCAGCTCAAAAAGCTCGGCAACCGCGCGCCGTCACGCAGCTCCTACTTCGGTATTCTCGACCTCTGTGGATTTAAAAAGGACCGCTTCTACCTCTACCAGGCGCGCTGGCGTCCGGAGCTGCCGATGGCCCACATCCTGCCGCACTGGAACTGGCCGGAGCGCCGGGGCAAGGTGACACCCGTGCATGTTTATACCAGCGGCGACGAGGCGGAACTCTTCCTCAACGGCAGGTCGCTTGGCAAGCGTCAAAAAGGCAAGCCGCACCACTACCGCCTGACCTGGGACGATGTGAAATATGCATCCGGCAAACTGGAGGTCGTGGTCAGCAAAAACGGCAAACCCTGGGCGAAGGCCACCAAGGAAACCACCGGAGCGGCCAAGAAGTTGGAACTCACCGCGGACCGTGCCGAGATTGCGGCGGACGGGCGGGATCTTTCCTACCTCACCATCCGCGTGCTCGATGCCAGGGGACGCGAAGTCCCTCGCACCCGCCTGCCGGTGCATGTCCGGGTCAGCGGACCGATCGAAATTGCCGCCATCGGCAATGGTGACCCCACCGATCACACCACGATGAAACCCGCCGATCCCACCAGGGCCGAAATCACCGCCTTCAACGGCCTCGCCCAGATCATCGTCAGGTCAAAAAAAGGGGAGCAAGGCAAAGGAAAAATCGAAATCATCGCCAAAAGATTCGAAAAAGTGGCAACCATGGTAACGACCATCGATAACAAACACGATCATTAGCTGACCTCTCCCGTTGATGTGAAGCCTTTATTAAGAATCAGGACTATTTCCGTTCATAGACCCTCACCCAGTCGATCTCCATGGCGGCTGGGTATTGCTTGGGATCTGCCGGTCCCACCCAGCTCCCGCCGATCTGCATGGACATGATGATGTAGAACGGCTGTTTGTAGGGCCATTGTTCATCACCCTTCGCGGCAATGCGGGGATAGGTCAATGTCTTCTCCCCGTTGACGGTGAACACCAGCTTGTGCTCATCCCACTCAATGCCGTAGGTGTTGAAATCGTTCTGCTTGATGGCGGTGGTCTTCGAGGTGGCGGGGTTTTTGCCGCCGGGTTTCTTGGTGTAGGCCGAGTGAACCGTTTGGTAGACTTTGTTGTCGTGGTTCAGGTGCTCCATCAGGTCGATCTCGCCATTGCCCGGCCACCCTCCCTTTTCACCGAGCAGCCAGAGCGCCGGCCACGCCCCCTTGGCACTGTCGAAGCGTGCCCGGATCACGATTTTGCCATGTTTAAAAGCGAACTTGCCTTTGGATGTCACTCCTCCTGTTAGGAATGGGGATTTGTCTTTTGATCGGTTCCGGTTGACGATGCCCCGGAGCTTTAACCGGCCATGGCCAATGCCGAAGACTTTCGCATCCTTCGTCATGGTGTTGTTCCAGTCCGATCCACCACGATCGCAGGGTGACCATTTGGTGATGTCAATTTTCCTGCCGTTGAACTCGTCGCGCCAGACCAGTTTCCAGCCATCGATATCCGCATGGGGCAATGCTTCGGAACGGTTGGACAGGCACAGGAGGACACAAAGAGTGGTAAGAATGACTAATGATGATTGGGTCATGGTGGATACGGTAACTGAACGGCAGTGACTTGGTGAGAACATGAGCAAGCGGTGATACCTTGTCTACCAGTTAGAGCCGATGTTTGCCATATCAGGCGGAAACGAGACCATCATGCTGGTTTGAGATTGAAACCACTGCTGAGTATTCGCATGGGGACGGCAACGTGGTATTATTCGCTTCGATCGGTGGGATGACTCCACCAAGTCCGGCCTGCCTGATTATCATACGAAACAACCAACCA contains the following coding sequences:
- a CDS encoding PEP-CTERM sorting domain-containing protein (PEP-CTERM proteins occur, often in large numbers, in the proteomes of bacteria that also encode an exosortase, a predicted intramembrane cysteine proteinase. The presence of a PEP-CTERM domain at a protein's C-terminus predicts cleavage within the sorting domain, followed by covalent anchoring to some some component of the (usually Gram-negative) cell surface. Many PEP-CTERM proteins exhibit an unusual sequence composition that includes large numbers of potential glycosylation sites. Expression of one such protein has been shown restore the ability of a bacterium to form floc, a type of biofilm.) yields the protein MKMKYIIAALAATTLMSNAAISLTADSSTFDYLYEMNVDASTQDQNGGGGVDWFPTAAGGQIIPQDYAGGLASSNQTASPTENLWRGDFNLGGEGSIWREVVSGGSASDWTLEVRFRKRSGTQGTNGWFAIATANLGESNSSALTVLDDRIRLTGGSDYLVGSDFTSGFQTVRIAHDAADNAYYYWINGTLLNADLSTPIAGTNGTAFDNNTFIGDYSGSIAGEWDVDYIRIDEGAFAPVPEPTSAALLGLGGLALILRRRKG
- a CDS encoding discoidin domain-containing protein — encoded protein: MKKIIISACAAASLTSLLSAQITSRTSFDGDWKFARFGKMADGTVLPEPGAKPSLISASSTQLGNPAANAIDGDPDTRWCASDESASQWLRLDLGREVKLSGVGVIWEKATKNTFAIAVSRDGAAWKPVVRKQRQGSETQRLKFPTTARYIKLQMDGSGGAWASVRELIALDSNDKPVKPQSPADSDAPASPDQVAFDDSRWRSLDLPHDWAIEGPFSMEIENETGKLPWEGIGWYRKTFDVPAAAAGRNIYIDFDGAMSHARVYINGTFAGEWAYGYNSFRIDATPHLKFGGKNTIAVRLENKPVSTRWYPGAGIYRHVWIVDAPKTHIAHWGTYVTTPEITGEKGTVTVETTLENRAGHTLRYEILDGEKVVASKELAAEDVSKATLTVEDPKRWDIKTPHRYVLRTSVMEEGKVIDQDLTRFGIRTIEWHPQNGFLLNGKRVTLKGVCNHHDLGPLGAAVNTRGMQRQIELLQEMGCNSIRTAHNPPAPEFLDLCDKMGVLVIDELFDIWKLQKYGKVNGYNIDWDKWHEKDVRNFILRDRNHPSIIAWSTGNEIPELGSPDHHWVSSTLTRLIKRYDKTRPVTAGSNAPGAATNGFAKTVDAYGVNYHLHSYEQVDRVLSNMAVYASETSSTVSTRGEYFFPVSWDKGKGFYRFQVSSYDLYAPGWANRPDLQFEMLDKYPRFAGEYVWTGFDYIGEPTPYNQDQSNALNFQNPEERKKYMEQLKKLGNRAPSRSSYFGILDLCGFKKDRFYLYQARWRPELPMAHILPHWNWPERRGKVTPVHVYTSGDEAELFLNGRSLGKRQKGKPHHYRLTWDDVKYASGKLEVVVSKNGKPWAKATKETTGAAKKLELTADRAEIAADGRDLSYLTIRVLDARGREVPRTRLPVHVRVSGPIEIAAIGNGDPTDHTTMKPADPTRAEITAFNGLAQIIVRSKKGEQGKGKIEIIAKRFEKVATMVTTIDNKHDH
- a CDS encoding PEP-CTERM sorting domain-containing protein (PEP-CTERM proteins occur, often in large numbers, in the proteomes of bacteria that also encode an exosortase, a predicted intramembrane cysteine proteinase. The presence of a PEP-CTERM domain at a protein's C-terminus predicts cleavage within the sorting domain, followed by covalent anchoring to some some component of the (usually Gram-negative) cell surface. Many PEP-CTERM proteins exhibit an unusual sequence composition that includes large numbers of potential glycosylation sites. Expression of one such protein has been shown restore the ability of a bacterium to form floc, a type of biofilm.) → MGNTGGFKLYNDALTPGGTKSSSALDNYTIPFTLTADTWTTMRIGFQEQTAGTTTISFYKDGALEGSTTSTELVGNLTEVRGRANVANTDAGSNWLMDNFTVTSVPEPSSAALLGLGGLTLILRRRRG
- a CDS encoding glycoside hydrolase family 16 protein; protein product: MTQSSLVILTTLCVLLCLSNRSEALPHADIDGWKLVWRDEFNGRKIDITKWSPCDRGGSDWNNTMTKDAKVFGIGHGRLKLRGIVNRNRSKDKSPFLTGGVTSKGKFAFKHGKIVIRARFDSAKGAWPALWLLGEKGGWPGNGEIDLMEHLNHDNKVYQTVHSAYTKKPGGKNPATSKTTAIKQNDFNTYGIEWDEHKLVFTVNGEKTLTYPRIAAKGDEQWPYKQPFYIIMSMQIGGSWVGPADPKQYPAAMEIDWVRVYERK